GGCTTCGGGGCTCGGCGAGGGCAAGGAGTCCGTGCGGGAGGCGCTGCGCGATGCGCGGAGGCGGGCCGGGCTGTCCCGGGCCGAGAGCGACGCGCTCGCCGGGCTGGGGATCGACGTGGCGGAGATCGTCGCCCGGGTGGAGGAGGTGCACGGGGTCGGGGCGATGTCCGGCGACCGCACGGACAAGCGGTGGTGGTCGGGACGCTCCTCCTTCGGGCGGGGCGCCAAGGACGTGCTGGAGAGGTCGCTGCGGGTGGCTCTCGCGCAGCGGGACCGGCACATCGGTGACGAGCACATCCTGCTCGCCCTGACCATGCGCCCCGGTGTGCCGGCCGAGGTCCTCGCCGACCACGGGGTGACGTACGAGTCCCTGGTGCGGGTGCTGTACGGCGGCGGTGGCGAGGCCAAGGCCGGATGAGCCGCGGTCTCCTACTGCTTCGGGGTGCGCAGGAGCGCCCCTATGCGGGCCGCCGCCGTCGACAGGTGGCGGCGGGCGTCGCGCAGTTGGTCGGAGGTGACGCCGTGGTCGCGGGCCGCGTCGCGGATGTCGTCCCGGAAGCGGTCGAGGAGGCGGTCGAGGTCGCGGGCGGGGTCGCCGGTGGAGTCTGCGGCGTCCTCGTGGGCCCAGGCCGGTTCGTAGGAGGCTGGGAAGCCCTCCGCGGGCTGTGAGCCGGCCGGCTCCGGTGCCGGCTTGCCCGCCGCCGTGCCGCCGCCCGTGCCGGTCCAGTCGAAGCCGAACTCCTTGCCGTAGTCCTTGCCGAACTCGCCCATCTCCTTGGCCAGTTCGCTCAGGCCCTCGCGCAGGCCCGTCGGCCAGTCGCCGCGGGCGAAGTGGTCCTGCACCTGTTCCTGGACGCGGCGGGCGATGCGCTGCACCTGCTCCTGGGCCTGGGCGCGGGCCTGCTCCTGGGCCTCCTTCGCCTGGCGGCGGGCCCGCTGGGCTTCCTCGCGGGCGCGGCGGCTCTCGTCCTTGGCGCGCCGGGCCTGCTCCTTCCACTCCTGCCGGGCGCGGCGCATCTCCTCCTTGGCGATGCGCCAGGTCTCCTTGTCGCCGTACGGGGAGAAGTCGCCGTACGGGGTGCCCTCCGCGCCGGGGGTACCGGTGCCGTTGCCCCGGCGGGCCTCGGTCGCCGCGGCGCGCATTTCGCGGCGCAGGTCGCCCGCGGCTCCGCGCACGTCGGCCTGGATCTCGGCGGCCAGCTCCGCGACCGACTCCCGGATCTCCAGCTCCAGGTCGGCCAGCTCGCCGCTGCGGTCGGCCAGTTCGGCGCGGCCCGCGTCCGTGATCGAGTACACCTTGCGGCCGCCCTCGGTGGTGTGGGTGACCAGGCCCTCCGCCTCCAGCTTGGCCAGGCGCGGGTAGACCGTGCCCGCCGACGGTGCGTACAGCCCCTGGAAGCGCTCCTCCAGGAGGCGGATCACCTCGTAGCCGTGTCGGGGAGCCTCGTCCAGCAGCTTCAGCAGGTAGAGGCGGAGGCGGCCATGGGCGAAGACGGGGGGCATGTCAGAGCACCTTCTTGTCGGTCGTGCCGTCGGCCGGGGCGCTGGTGGCGCCATCGCCCGGGCCGGAGACGGAATTGTCTCCCGAGTCCTCACGCGGGCCGCTGTCCGGGGGTGCTGCCGCTGGGGTGTCGGTGCCGGGGTGTGCGTCCTGGGGTGTGCCGGTGCCGGGGCGTGCCTCCTGGGCTGCGTCGGCCTCGTCCTCGTCGGCAGGTCGGCGCAGCAGGGCGATGGAGCCGGAGACGGTGGTGGCCCGCAGCTTGCCGGTGCCGGCGCCGAGGCGGCCGGTGATCTTGTGGGCGCCCCACTGGCCGTGTACCCGCAGGCCGTCGAAGGCGTTGGAGATGGCGCCGCTCGCCGTGTTGGCCTCGACCTCCGCGTCCGCCCGGTGGGGGAGCCGGATCGCGATCTCGCCCGAGACGCTGTTCAGCCGCACGTCCGTGGGGCCGTCCGGATCGAGGTCGACGATCATGGAGCCGCTGACCGAGTCGGCCCGCACGGAGGGGCCGGAGCCCTCGACCACCGTGAGATCGCCGGAGACGGACTGGAACCAGAGGTCGCCGGTCACGTCCTGGGCCTCCAGGCTGCCCGAGACGGTCTTGGCGCGGACCGGGCCGGAGAGGCCCACGAGGGTGGTGTCGCCCGTGACCCCCTTGATCGTCGACGGGCCGTCGATCCCCGAGACCACGGCTGCCGCGCCGACCACGCCGACCTCCACCCGGGTCCCGGCCGGGACGGCCAGGGAGACCACCGCGCTGCGGCGCCAGCCCTTGCGGTCCAGCCAGGTGAGGAAGCCCTTCCAGGGCAGGTCCTCGTAGGCCACCGTGAGGGTGCCGTCCTGCTGTGTCACCACCAGGGGAGGGCCTTCGATCTCCGAGATCTCCAGGCGGGCGGAACCCTCGTCCGTGCCCACCACGTTCACCGTTCCGTTGACGAGGCGTACGTGGAGTGTGCTCACGGGCTCGTCGAAGGTGAGCTTCCTCGGTTCCGTGACGGACCACTCGGACATGGTGCAGACCTCCCCGACTCGACGCGCCATATCGCGTCTGTTCCAATCACGATATATCGCGGGCCGGGAAAGTCAAGACACCCGTTTTGGGGATGATCGAGCCGTCAAAAGTGCTCAAACACGGGTGATTCGCCCTAGCGTGTGACCATGACGGAAGCCGCCTCCGCAGGTCCCGAGCCCGGGGCACTGCTGCTGTGCCGGGCGGCGCCCGGGGCCGTCGCCCCCGTCGCCCACCTGCTGCGTGAACCCATGCAGCTCACCCGGGCGGGCGACGACTGGAGCGTGCTCGTCCCCGAGGGCCGGCCCTGGCGCGACGGCGCCGAGCCCGTCGACCGTGTCGTCACCGGCTGGGCCACGGCCCTCGCCGTCG
This genomic stretch from Streptomyces sp. Go-475 harbors:
- a CDS encoding PadR family transcriptional regulator encodes the protein MPPVFAHGRLRLYLLKLLDEAPRHGYEVIRLLEERFQGLYAPSAGTVYPRLAKLEAEGLVTHTTEGGRKVYSITDAGRAELADRSGELADLELEIRESVAELAAEIQADVRGAAGDLRREMRAAATEARRGNGTGTPGAEGTPYGDFSPYGDKETWRIAKEEMRRARQEWKEQARRAKDESRRAREEAQRARRQAKEAQEQARAQAQEQVQRIARRVQEQVQDHFARGDWPTGLREGLSELAKEMGEFGKDYGKEFGFDWTGTGGGTAAGKPAPEPAGSQPAEGFPASYEPAWAHEDAADSTGDPARDLDRLLDRFRDDIRDAARDHGVTSDQLRDARRHLSTAAARIGALLRTPKQ
- a CDS encoding DUF4097 family beta strand repeat-containing protein, with protein sequence MSEWSVTEPRKLTFDEPVSTLHVRLVNGTVNVVGTDEGSARLEISEIEGPPLVVTQQDGTLTVAYEDLPWKGFLTWLDRKGWRRSAVVSLAVPAGTRVEVGVVGAAAVVSGIDGPSTIKGVTGDTTLVGLSGPVRAKTVSGSLEAQDVTGDLWFQSVSGDLTVVEGSGPSVRADSVSGSMIVDLDPDGPTDVRLNSVSGEIAIRLPHRADAEVEANTASGAISNAFDGLRVHGQWGAHKITGRLGAGTGKLRATTVSGSIALLRRPADEDEADAAQEARPGTGTPQDAHPGTDTPAAAPPDSGPREDSGDNSVSGPGDGATSAPADGTTDKKVL
- a CDS encoding Clp protease N-terminal domain-containing protein → MFERFTKDARDVVKSAFEYVEGGGGGGQCVEPEHLLLALLDRDGSRGAFALAASGLGEGKESVREALRDARRRAGLSRAESDALAGLGIDVAEIVARVEEVHGVGAMSGDRTDKRWWSGRSSFGRGAKDVLERSLRVALAQRDRHIGDEHILLALTMRPGVPAEVLADHGVTYESLVRVLYGGGGEAKAG